The proteins below are encoded in one region of Mya arenaria isolate MELC-2E11 chromosome 15, ASM2691426v1:
- the LOC128220813 gene encoding uncharacterized protein LOC128220813 isoform X4 translates to MATTEDVDEDAVLCGVCNSEFDDRQRTPQLLPCLHTLCRDCALNAAKGSLLTCGLCQEVHTIGADLALLTDSTMKNMVDVVRIQRKSGSILCSDCPDNNKGEKFCRDCYVFLCSECTSAHKRTQLTRKHAVLSIEELKTSGIDSFSRKEMCQMEGHGDQPFSYFCDNPECQKPVCTQCVLGDHSQAGGHVIRNLGEVYEENKIHVERLVGEVLSKLSVISSDAKQQENESKVIDEKEAKVTAEVDSVFDELEAILKKRRAQLKERVSVICQERKSSLDSELSKLKKNKTEMENACNYSSRMLVFTNKPEFLNLFPTVTSRLSSLLNAVHDVTSQDKFELTFETGPDRAKLEEICTDVGEIRTNVYGGPDGTPSHPVRINGTVDVEETFVLPYKGPPIHPPGTFTLGRHGTPDRAVKEVRLPKVEPLNFDSITKDQNSYKMPTKTGLKSTPSPEAETVLGRPLALRSPVIAPAHKSTSLGDFLNVLHHQTREIIEEKKSQWMLEAQDNIDREQERHLPKAPNSPQITSSVRSGPTTSPSLPSRGPLSLNQTLPSSFGSGSSYVSKGYDNSPPSRDVTSPLTSSSKYGGSYLHNGPEKVPMMSNSAFSFENPDVKAPSPRKQQSPGDRPVVFGDISCPDFQMDPNSAHHEREVTSDGRTLRNKKTDIFGGGPDLDNSLVQYKGAIGTLGVKEQGKVYWELDVVYNIQQPLEETWLVFEIGLCRLDDIDMHHTVERHEHARSFYVARYPETGKLTQEFWHNRELLEFSPLSDNSPGIEVRITYGLFVDTRKRKWVIVDCNNNKVLHSFDMLDFSEALYPVFGCYNPDLCTVEMTLKTGNEITIVPQCLKSPGFRSP, encoded by the exons ATGGCGACCACGGAAGACGTGGATGAGGACGCGGTGCTTTGTGGCGTCTGTAACAGCGAATTCGACGATCGGCAGCGGACCCCGCAGTTGCTGCCCTGCCTCCATACGCTCTGCCGCGACTGCGCACTGAATGCTGCCAAGGGCTCTCTTCTCACCTGTGGTCTGTGTCAGGAGGTCCATACGATAGGCGCAGACCTTGCTCTGCTGACCGACAGCACGATGAAAAACATGGTGGACGTCGTCCGCATCCAGCGGAAGTCGGGTAGTATCCTCTGCTCCGACTGTCCAGATAACAACAAAGGGGAAAAGTTCTGTAGGGACTGTTACGTGTTTCTGTGTAGCGAATGCACCAGCGCACACAAGCGGACGCAGCTTACACGAAAGCACGCGGTTCTGTCTATTGAGGAGCTGAAGACTTCCGGTATCGACAGTTTCTCTCGGAAGGAGATGTGCCAGATGGAAGGTCACGGGGATCAGCCATTTTCGTACTTCTGTGATAATCCTGAGTGTCAAAAGCCTGTTTGCACACAGTGTGTGCTTGGGGACCATAGCCAAGCCGGGGGCCACGTTATTAGAAATCTTGGCGAAGTTTATGAAGAGAACAAGATCCACGTTGAAAGGCTGGTTGGTGAGGTGTTGAGCAAACTATCGGTGATAAGTTCTGATGCCAAGCAACAAGAAAACGAATCAAAAGTTATTGACGAAAAAGAAGCCAAAGTTACGGCTGAGGTAGATAGTGTGTTTGACGAATTAGAGGctattttgaagaaaagaaGGGCGCAGTTAAAGGAACGAGTTAGTGTTATTTGTCAGGAGCGAAAGAGTTCGTTAGACTCTGAGTTGTCAAAGTTGAAAAAGAACAAAACGGAGATGGAAAATGCGTGTAACTATTCTTCCCGGATGTTAGTCTTTACGAACAAACCAGAGTTTCTTAATCTGTTTCCTACCGTGACGTCACGCCTATCGTCATTATTGAACGCCGTTCATGACGTCACTTCACAAGATAAATTCGAGCTTACGTTCGAAACCGGCCCAGATCGAGCCAAACTTGAAGAGATCTGTACAGACGTGGGAGAAATCCGCACAAACGTATATGGAGGACCGGATGGTACTCCGTCTCACCCTGTGCGCATCAACGGAACAGTCGACGTCGAAGAGACGTTCGTTTTGCCGTACAAAGGGCCACCCATTCATCCACCAGGAACTTTTACTCTTGGTCGTCATGGTACACCGGATAGGGCGGTTAAGGAGGTCCGTTTACCAAAAGTAGAACCGCTCAATTTTGATAGCATAACAAAGGACCAGAACTCTTACAAAATGCCAACAAAAACGG GCCTGAAGAGCACACCTTCACCGGAAGCGGAAACCGTTCTAGGGCGACCCCTGGCTCTCCGGTCCCCCGTTATAGCGCCGGCGCACAAATCCACATCCCTCGGGGACTTTTTAA ATGTGCTGCATCATCAAACGCGGgaaataattgaagaaaaaaaatctcaatgGATGTTAG aaGCACAAGACAATATCGATCGCGAGCAAGAACGCCATCTCCCGAAGGCTCCAAATTCTCCCCAAATTACGTCTTCTGTCAGAAGCGGACCAACAACCTCACCGTCACTTCCTAGCCGCGGCCCTCTGTCCCTAAATCAGACGTTGCCCTCCTCCTTCGGGAGCGGAAGTTCGTACGTTTCCAAGGGATACGATAACTCACCACCATCTCGTGATGTGACGTCACCATTGACGTCATCAAGCAAATATGGAGGATCCTATCTGCATAACGGTCCCGAGAAGGTCCCGATGATGAGTAACT CTGCATTCAGTTTTGAAA ACCCGGATGTGAAAGCGCCGTCGCCCCGAAAACAACAATCTCCTGGGGATAGACCAGTCGTGTTTGGTGACATTTCCT GCCCAGACTTCCAGATGGACCCTAACTCCGCCCACCACGAGCGGGAGGTGACGTCAGACGGACGAACGCTCCGTAACAAGAAGACGGACATCTTCGGAGGCGGACCGGATCTTGACAACAGCCTGGTCCAATATAAAGGTGCCATAGGAACCCTTGGCGTCAAGGAGCAGGGCAAAGTCTACTGGGAACTGGATGTCGTATATAATATTCAGCAACCGCTCGAGGAAACAtggctggtttttgaaatcGGCCTCTGTCGATTGGATGACATCGACATGCATCATACCGTTGAACGTCATGAGCACGCGCGATCTTTTTACGTAGCGCGGTACCCGGAAACCGGTAAATTGACCCAGGAGTTCTGGCATAACCGGGAATTACTGGAGTTTAGTCCTCTGTCTGACAACAGCCCGGGAATCGAGGTACGGATTACGTACGGGCTTTTTGTGGATACCCGGAAACGGAAGTGGGTTATCGTGGACTGTAATAACAATAAGGTGCTTCACAGTTTTGATATGCTGGACTTTTCAGAAGCACTGTACCCGGTGTTTGGTTGTTATAACCCAGACCTTTGCACAGTCGAGATGACCTTGAAAACCGGAAATGAGATCACAATTGTGCCACAGTGTCTTAAAAGTCCTGGATTTCGATCGCCTTGA
- the LOC128220813 gene encoding uncharacterized protein LOC128220813 isoform X1, which yields MATTEDVDEDAVLCGVCNSEFDDRQRTPQLLPCLHTLCRDCALNAAKGSLLTCGLCQEVHTIGADLALLTDSTMKNMVDVVRIQRKSGSILCSDCPDNNKGEKFCRDCYVFLCSECTSAHKRTQLTRKHAVLSIEELKTSGIDSFSRKEMCQMEGHGDQPFSYFCDNPECQKPVCTQCVLGDHSQAGGHVIRNLGEVYEENKIHVERLVGEVLSKLSVISSDAKQQENESKVIDEKEAKVTAEVDSVFDELEAILKKRRAQLKERVSVICQERKSSLDSELSKLKKNKTEMENACNYSSRMLVFTNKPEFLNLFPTVTSRLSSLLNAVHDVTSQDKFELTFETGPDRAKLEEICTDVGEIRTNVYGGPDGTPSHPVRINGTVDVEETFVLPYKGPPIHPPGTFTLGRHGTPDRAVKEVRLPKVEPLNFDSITKDQNSYKMPTKTGLKSTPSPEAETVLGRPLALRSPVIAPAHKSTSLGDFLNVLHHQTREIIEEKKSQWMLEAQDNIDREQERHLPKAPNSPQITSSVRSGPTTSPSLPSRGPLSLNQTLPSSFGSGSSYVSKGYDNSPPSRDVTSPLTSSSKYGGSYLHNGPEKVPMMSNCSTSPLRRIANRPRDPTIPRLDLSTVAPITSTLARGDIKGVTRPGNISPDRRPDVPASELQEASERQNRSVTSTNGTSLSRPKLGVTWKDGGRTGEAGRLTNFSENKPTTLGIASKLTESSYPDVKAPSPRKQQSPGDRPVVFGDISCPDFQMDPNSAHHEREVTSDGRTLRNKKTDIFGGGPDLDNSLVQYKGAIGTLGVKEQGKVYWELDVVYNIQQPLEETWLVFEIGLCRLDDIDMHHTVERHEHARSFYVARYPETGKLTQEFWHNRELLEFSPLSDNSPGIEVRITYGLFVDTRKRKWVIVDCNNNKVLHSFDMLDFSEALYPVFGCYNPDLCTVEMTLKTGNEITIVPQCLKSPGFRSP from the exons ATGGCGACCACGGAAGACGTGGATGAGGACGCGGTGCTTTGTGGCGTCTGTAACAGCGAATTCGACGATCGGCAGCGGACCCCGCAGTTGCTGCCCTGCCTCCATACGCTCTGCCGCGACTGCGCACTGAATGCTGCCAAGGGCTCTCTTCTCACCTGTGGTCTGTGTCAGGAGGTCCATACGATAGGCGCAGACCTTGCTCTGCTGACCGACAGCACGATGAAAAACATGGTGGACGTCGTCCGCATCCAGCGGAAGTCGGGTAGTATCCTCTGCTCCGACTGTCCAGATAACAACAAAGGGGAAAAGTTCTGTAGGGACTGTTACGTGTTTCTGTGTAGCGAATGCACCAGCGCACACAAGCGGACGCAGCTTACACGAAAGCACGCGGTTCTGTCTATTGAGGAGCTGAAGACTTCCGGTATCGACAGTTTCTCTCGGAAGGAGATGTGCCAGATGGAAGGTCACGGGGATCAGCCATTTTCGTACTTCTGTGATAATCCTGAGTGTCAAAAGCCTGTTTGCACACAGTGTGTGCTTGGGGACCATAGCCAAGCCGGGGGCCACGTTATTAGAAATCTTGGCGAAGTTTATGAAGAGAACAAGATCCACGTTGAAAGGCTGGTTGGTGAGGTGTTGAGCAAACTATCGGTGATAAGTTCTGATGCCAAGCAACAAGAAAACGAATCAAAAGTTATTGACGAAAAAGAAGCCAAAGTTACGGCTGAGGTAGATAGTGTGTTTGACGAATTAGAGGctattttgaagaaaagaaGGGCGCAGTTAAAGGAACGAGTTAGTGTTATTTGTCAGGAGCGAAAGAGTTCGTTAGACTCTGAGTTGTCAAAGTTGAAAAAGAACAAAACGGAGATGGAAAATGCGTGTAACTATTCTTCCCGGATGTTAGTCTTTACGAACAAACCAGAGTTTCTTAATCTGTTTCCTACCGTGACGTCACGCCTATCGTCATTATTGAACGCCGTTCATGACGTCACTTCACAAGATAAATTCGAGCTTACGTTCGAAACCGGCCCAGATCGAGCCAAACTTGAAGAGATCTGTACAGACGTGGGAGAAATCCGCACAAACGTATATGGAGGACCGGATGGTACTCCGTCTCACCCTGTGCGCATCAACGGAACAGTCGACGTCGAAGAGACGTTCGTTTTGCCGTACAAAGGGCCACCCATTCATCCACCAGGAACTTTTACTCTTGGTCGTCATGGTACACCGGATAGGGCGGTTAAGGAGGTCCGTTTACCAAAAGTAGAACCGCTCAATTTTGATAGCATAACAAAGGACCAGAACTCTTACAAAATGCCAACAAAAACGG GCCTGAAGAGCACACCTTCACCGGAAGCGGAAACCGTTCTAGGGCGACCCCTGGCTCTCCGGTCCCCCGTTATAGCGCCGGCGCACAAATCCACATCCCTCGGGGACTTTTTAA ATGTGCTGCATCATCAAACGCGGgaaataattgaagaaaaaaaatctcaatgGATGTTAG aaGCACAAGACAATATCGATCGCGAGCAAGAACGCCATCTCCCGAAGGCTCCAAATTCTCCCCAAATTACGTCTTCTGTCAGAAGCGGACCAACAACCTCACCGTCACTTCCTAGCCGCGGCCCTCTGTCCCTAAATCAGACGTTGCCCTCCTCCTTCGGGAGCGGAAGTTCGTACGTTTCCAAGGGATACGATAACTCACCACCATCTCGTGATGTGACGTCACCATTGACGTCATCAAGCAAATATGGAGGATCCTATCTGCATAACGGTCCCGAGAAGGTCCCGATGATGAGTAACT GTAGTACGAGCCCTTTACGTAGAATAGCAAACAGACCACGTGACCCGACCATCCCACGACTGGATCTGTCCACGGTAGCCCCCATTACCTCGACCCTTGCCCGAGGGGATATAAAGGGCGTCACCCGACCAGGGAACATCTCACCTGATCGCCGTCCCGATGTGCCGGCATCGGAGCTTCAAGAAGCGTCGGAACGTCAAAACAGGAGCGTCACTAGCACGAATGGGACTTCTCTCAGTAGGCCGAAACTTGGAGTCACGTGGAAAGACGGTGGGCGGACGGGGGAGGCGGGTCGACTGACGAACTTCTCGGAGAACAAACCAACAACCCTCGGAATAGCATCCAAACTGACAGAGAGCTCAT ACCCGGATGTGAAAGCGCCGTCGCCCCGAAAACAACAATCTCCTGGGGATAGACCAGTCGTGTTTGGTGACATTTCCT GCCCAGACTTCCAGATGGACCCTAACTCCGCCCACCACGAGCGGGAGGTGACGTCAGACGGACGAACGCTCCGTAACAAGAAGACGGACATCTTCGGAGGCGGACCGGATCTTGACAACAGCCTGGTCCAATATAAAGGTGCCATAGGAACCCTTGGCGTCAAGGAGCAGGGCAAAGTCTACTGGGAACTGGATGTCGTATATAATATTCAGCAACCGCTCGAGGAAACAtggctggtttttgaaatcGGCCTCTGTCGATTGGATGACATCGACATGCATCATACCGTTGAACGTCATGAGCACGCGCGATCTTTTTACGTAGCGCGGTACCCGGAAACCGGTAAATTGACCCAGGAGTTCTGGCATAACCGGGAATTACTGGAGTTTAGTCCTCTGTCTGACAACAGCCCGGGAATCGAGGTACGGATTACGTACGGGCTTTTTGTGGATACCCGGAAACGGAAGTGGGTTATCGTGGACTGTAATAACAATAAGGTGCTTCACAGTTTTGATATGCTGGACTTTTCAGAAGCACTGTACCCGGTGTTTGGTTGTTATAACCCAGACCTTTGCACAGTCGAGATGACCTTGAAAACCGGAAATGAGATCACAATTGTGCCACAGTGTCTTAAAAGTCCTGGATTTCGATCGCCTTGA
- the LOC128220813 gene encoding uncharacterized protein LOC128220813 isoform X3 — MATTEDVDEDAVLCGVCNSEFDDRQRTPQLLPCLHTLCRDCALNAAKGSLLTCGLCQEVHTIGADLALLTDSTMKNMVDVVRIQRKSGSILCSDCPDNNKGEKFCRDCYVFLCSECTSAHKRTQLTRKHAVLSIEELKTSGIDSFSRKEMCQMEGHGDQPFSYFCDNPECQKPVCTQCVLGDHSQAGGHVIRNLGEVYEENKIHVERLVGEVLSKLSVISSDAKQQENESKVIDEKEAKVTAEVDSVFDELEAILKKRRAQLKERVSVICQERKSSLDSELSKLKKNKTEMENACNYSSRMLVFTNKPEFLNLFPTVTSRLSSLLNAVHDVTSQDKFELTFETGPDRAKLEEICTDVGEIRTNVYGGPDGTPSHPVRINGTVDVEETFVLPYKGPPIHPPGTFTLGRHGTPDRAVKEVRLPKVEPLNFDSITKDQNSYKMPTKTGLKSTPSPEAETVLGRPLALRSPVIAPAHKSTSLGDFLKAQDNIDREQERHLPKAPNSPQITSSVRSGPTTSPSLPSRGPLSLNQTLPSSFGSGSSYVSKGYDNSPPSRDVTSPLTSSSKYGGSYLHNGPEKVPMMSNCSTSPLRRIANRPRDPTIPRLDLSTVAPITSTLARGDIKGVTRPGNISPDRRPDVPASELQEASERQNRSVTSTNGTSLSRPKLGVTWKDGGRTGEAGRLTNFSENKPTTLGIASKLTESSYPDVKAPSPRKQQSPGDRPVVFGDISCPDFQMDPNSAHHEREVTSDGRTLRNKKTDIFGGGPDLDNSLVQYKGAIGTLGVKEQGKVYWELDVVYNIQQPLEETWLVFEIGLCRLDDIDMHHTVERHEHARSFYVARYPETGKLTQEFWHNRELLEFSPLSDNSPGIEVRITYGLFVDTRKRKWVIVDCNNNKVLHSFDMLDFSEALYPVFGCYNPDLCTVEMTLKTGNEITIVPQCLKSPGFRSP; from the exons ATGGCGACCACGGAAGACGTGGATGAGGACGCGGTGCTTTGTGGCGTCTGTAACAGCGAATTCGACGATCGGCAGCGGACCCCGCAGTTGCTGCCCTGCCTCCATACGCTCTGCCGCGACTGCGCACTGAATGCTGCCAAGGGCTCTCTTCTCACCTGTGGTCTGTGTCAGGAGGTCCATACGATAGGCGCAGACCTTGCTCTGCTGACCGACAGCACGATGAAAAACATGGTGGACGTCGTCCGCATCCAGCGGAAGTCGGGTAGTATCCTCTGCTCCGACTGTCCAGATAACAACAAAGGGGAAAAGTTCTGTAGGGACTGTTACGTGTTTCTGTGTAGCGAATGCACCAGCGCACACAAGCGGACGCAGCTTACACGAAAGCACGCGGTTCTGTCTATTGAGGAGCTGAAGACTTCCGGTATCGACAGTTTCTCTCGGAAGGAGATGTGCCAGATGGAAGGTCACGGGGATCAGCCATTTTCGTACTTCTGTGATAATCCTGAGTGTCAAAAGCCTGTTTGCACACAGTGTGTGCTTGGGGACCATAGCCAAGCCGGGGGCCACGTTATTAGAAATCTTGGCGAAGTTTATGAAGAGAACAAGATCCACGTTGAAAGGCTGGTTGGTGAGGTGTTGAGCAAACTATCGGTGATAAGTTCTGATGCCAAGCAACAAGAAAACGAATCAAAAGTTATTGACGAAAAAGAAGCCAAAGTTACGGCTGAGGTAGATAGTGTGTTTGACGAATTAGAGGctattttgaagaaaagaaGGGCGCAGTTAAAGGAACGAGTTAGTGTTATTTGTCAGGAGCGAAAGAGTTCGTTAGACTCTGAGTTGTCAAAGTTGAAAAAGAACAAAACGGAGATGGAAAATGCGTGTAACTATTCTTCCCGGATGTTAGTCTTTACGAACAAACCAGAGTTTCTTAATCTGTTTCCTACCGTGACGTCACGCCTATCGTCATTATTGAACGCCGTTCATGACGTCACTTCACAAGATAAATTCGAGCTTACGTTCGAAACCGGCCCAGATCGAGCCAAACTTGAAGAGATCTGTACAGACGTGGGAGAAATCCGCACAAACGTATATGGAGGACCGGATGGTACTCCGTCTCACCCTGTGCGCATCAACGGAACAGTCGACGTCGAAGAGACGTTCGTTTTGCCGTACAAAGGGCCACCCATTCATCCACCAGGAACTTTTACTCTTGGTCGTCATGGTACACCGGATAGGGCGGTTAAGGAGGTCCGTTTACCAAAAGTAGAACCGCTCAATTTTGATAGCATAACAAAGGACCAGAACTCTTACAAAATGCCAACAAAAACGG GCCTGAAGAGCACACCTTCACCGGAAGCGGAAACCGTTCTAGGGCGACCCCTGGCTCTCCGGTCCCCCGTTATAGCGCCGGCGCACAAATCCACATCCCTCGGGGACTTTTTAA aaGCACAAGACAATATCGATCGCGAGCAAGAACGCCATCTCCCGAAGGCTCCAAATTCTCCCCAAATTACGTCTTCTGTCAGAAGCGGACCAACAACCTCACCGTCACTTCCTAGCCGCGGCCCTCTGTCCCTAAATCAGACGTTGCCCTCCTCCTTCGGGAGCGGAAGTTCGTACGTTTCCAAGGGATACGATAACTCACCACCATCTCGTGATGTGACGTCACCATTGACGTCATCAAGCAAATATGGAGGATCCTATCTGCATAACGGTCCCGAGAAGGTCCCGATGATGAGTAACT GTAGTACGAGCCCTTTACGTAGAATAGCAAACAGACCACGTGACCCGACCATCCCACGACTGGATCTGTCCACGGTAGCCCCCATTACCTCGACCCTTGCCCGAGGGGATATAAAGGGCGTCACCCGACCAGGGAACATCTCACCTGATCGCCGTCCCGATGTGCCGGCATCGGAGCTTCAAGAAGCGTCGGAACGTCAAAACAGGAGCGTCACTAGCACGAATGGGACTTCTCTCAGTAGGCCGAAACTTGGAGTCACGTGGAAAGACGGTGGGCGGACGGGGGAGGCGGGTCGACTGACGAACTTCTCGGAGAACAAACCAACAACCCTCGGAATAGCATCCAAACTGACAGAGAGCTCAT ACCCGGATGTGAAAGCGCCGTCGCCCCGAAAACAACAATCTCCTGGGGATAGACCAGTCGTGTTTGGTGACATTTCCT GCCCAGACTTCCAGATGGACCCTAACTCCGCCCACCACGAGCGGGAGGTGACGTCAGACGGACGAACGCTCCGTAACAAGAAGACGGACATCTTCGGAGGCGGACCGGATCTTGACAACAGCCTGGTCCAATATAAAGGTGCCATAGGAACCCTTGGCGTCAAGGAGCAGGGCAAAGTCTACTGGGAACTGGATGTCGTATATAATATTCAGCAACCGCTCGAGGAAACAtggctggtttttgaaatcGGCCTCTGTCGATTGGATGACATCGACATGCATCATACCGTTGAACGTCATGAGCACGCGCGATCTTTTTACGTAGCGCGGTACCCGGAAACCGGTAAATTGACCCAGGAGTTCTGGCATAACCGGGAATTACTGGAGTTTAGTCCTCTGTCTGACAACAGCCCGGGAATCGAGGTACGGATTACGTACGGGCTTTTTGTGGATACCCGGAAACGGAAGTGGGTTATCGTGGACTGTAATAACAATAAGGTGCTTCACAGTTTTGATATGCTGGACTTTTCAGAAGCACTGTACCCGGTGTTTGGTTGTTATAACCCAGACCTTTGCACAGTCGAGATGACCTTGAAAACCGGAAATGAGATCACAATTGTGCCACAGTGTCTTAAAAGTCCTGGATTTCGATCGCCTTGA